A DNA window from Camelina sativa cultivar DH55 chromosome 17, Cs, whole genome shotgun sequence contains the following coding sequences:
- the LOC104756159 gene encoding thaumatin-like protein translates to MASINLFNFAFLLLLSHASASTVIFYNKCKHPVWPGIQPSAGQNILAGGGFKLPANKAHTLQLPPLWSGRFWGRHGCSFDRSGRGRCATGDCGGSLSCNGAGGSPPATLAEITLGPELDFYDVSLVDGYNLAMSIMPVKGSGQCSYAGCVSDLNQMCLVGLQVRSRNGKRVLACKSACSAFNSPQYSCTGLFGNPQSCKPTAYSKIFKVACPKAYSYAYDDPTSIATCSKANYIVTFCPHHRHLN, encoded by the exons ATGGCTTCAATCAACCTCTTCAACTTTgctttccttcttctcctctctcacGCTTCAG CTTCAACGGTAATCTTTTACAACAAATGCAAACACCCAGTGTGGCCAGGAATCCAACCCAGCGCCGGCCAAAACATACTCGCCGGCGGTGGTTTTAAGCTTCCGGCTAACAAAGCCCACACTCTTCAACTCCCACCACTCTGGTCCGGCCGCTTCTGGGGTCGCCACGGCTGCTCCTTCGACAGATCTGGTCGTGGTCGTTGCGCCACCGGGGACTGCGGCGGTTCTCTCTCCTGCAACGGTGCTGGCGGCTCACCTCCGGCCACTCTCGCCGAAATCACTCTAGGCCCTGAGCTAGACTTCTATGACGTCAGCCTCGTCGACGG TTATAACCTGGCGATGTCGATAATGCCGGTTAAGGGTTCAGGTCAATGTAGCTACGCCGGTTGTGTCAGCGATCTAAACCAGATGTGTCTGGTTGGGTTACAAGTCAGGTCACGTAACGGGAAACGGGTACTAGCCTGTAAAAGCGCTTGCTCTGCTTTCAACTCACCACAGTACTCTTGCACCGGCTTGTTCGGTAACCCACAATCTTGCAAACCAACGGCTTACTCCAAAATCTTTAAAGTCGCTTGCCCCAAAGCCTATTCTTACGCATACGATGACCCAACCAGCATCGCCACATGTTCAAAGGCTAACTACATTGTCACATTTTGCCCTCACCATCGCCATTTAAATTAG